The Chroicocephalus ridibundus chromosome 4, bChrRid1.1, whole genome shotgun sequence genome contains the following window.
accaccttgtttaaagaaaacagtccTTTATTTCCAAAGTGCACTAATAACTCAAGATTAAAATTATTCTTCGGTATATGCAACACTTTACACAGTTCCATTctcaaaaatgtcagaaaaaatgaGTGGTGGTGGGAAATATCACGCAGTCTAGCACTAAGAACTCCAGTTCCTTTGGAGAGCATCATCTGAGAGGCAGCAGTTCCCATCTTCTGACTCTCATCCAGATCTAAATTCAACAGAAATCACTACCCTGCATAAAAGCAAGATAGTGTCTATCAACTACTAGTAATAGTTGGCATATGACCAAAAAAATGCCCTATCgttaatatgtatatattatataatatgtgtatgtatatacatatataatatgtatatattaatgTATCTAGTTTGATAAAGAAAAATGCCACTCGCTCAACACTGTCATTGAAAGGCTGGCACATTTATGAGCAGATCTCAACTGCACGGCCTGAAAACACTGCAAACagatctgaaggaaaaagaagaaataccatTCTGAAAAACTCCAGTGCATAAAAAGACAGTTCTGCCATTTCTTGGATAAGATCCatttttgtctttccaagtaCAGAATCTGACTTTTTCACATagagtacaaaaacataaaacaaaaagctGGACAATGCTTGAGGGTTGTTCTAGGACTATGGTAACCTTTTTTCATCGAATGATAGATGCTTCCTAGACCGGAATAGAGAAAAACCCTTTACAGTCTTTCCCTGTCTGCACAGCTTTTAGcgcatttcagaaataaattgtcTTGGAGGTGAAACCAGGGAAGGCATCTAACATGCTTTGGACCAAAAGAAATTAAGTCTGCCAATTTGCATCACCTGTTCTTAAGGAAGGTCCTTGAGTCCTTAAAATGATGGGGTTTATTCCTTGGGAAAGAAGGGAACAAAAACACCCCAAGCTGTCCAATTCAAAtagtttttcaaataatttggaATGACCCCTTCAGGCAAACAAAGTgataaaaatttaactttttcaaCTGCAGCTGAccccaaggagaaaaaaaatatcacttcgaagacaaaataacatttcagtaATTGTTTTCAGAGTTTTACTGTTTTACTTCCAATATGCAAAGTTATCTAAACACTTCTCCATGCTGTACTCTTCGGAACTAAAGAAAGCCCATCCTCTCTGAAATCAGTGTACTTTCAGTCTTCCCGACATGTTTCTCTAGAATTTACAATACTTTTGGAGAATATAAGACATCTAGAAGACATTCTTCTCCCTAATACACTGATatcagaaaatattgcaaaagaaagGTTAGAACACAAGATCCAAGAAGCAATGTTAGTACTCTTAAGAATTATTACAACTAAACTCAATAAAGTCTCAAAAGATGGTGAACTTTGTAATTTGAAGTTTTTCAGTTACTCAAAAGGCAAGGAGAGgctttctccaagaaaaaaaaaacaaacaacccaaacaatCAAGTAAAATTCTCTAAAACACAATGAAGTAGGACAGCAATACAGCCTTTGAAACAAACTGTATAATTATGTCATAAATACAACTTTTCTTCTTCTAGGAACTGGCCTCTAATTACACCATTAACATCATCCTGATATCCTGCAGCTAAATAATTTCTTGGTGTACTGATCTATGTATGGCTGCTTTTGTCACTAAATCTTTAGCAAATTAAGCCTCGTATTCAGAGACAGACATGAAGAACCATGGCAGAAgagaaacctcttttttttttgttttttaaatcacttcttCAGGTTTGAAGTATTTCTAGCACCTTTTGACACAGATTAACTATTCACTAAGTCTGCTCTATTCTATTCCTTAGAATCTGGAAACTAAGTGAAACTGCAGTAAAATAACAGGTTTTGCCAGGCTTGCTTTACCAACAGGAACACTTACTGGTTAGCAATTTCCGTACTACAGGTAGGCTCTCCACGTACACTACATTGCTTTGCTACTGTTTGTGTGATAGGAACAGAATGGTTCAAAAAGTCAATACTGGATAAGCACATAGACATAAAGTTACCACGGAGTAAATTAAGGTCTGAACAGGGTAACAGTTATTTTGAAGTACTTTCCCAGGTGCAGATTCCCTTACCTCCCAGCAAACATGAGGCAACTGACTACCAACAGGCAGGCTACTTTGTGGAATAAAAGAATTCACACAAGCAGTTAGTGACAAAACAGTGGCATGCTGCCAGTTACAACTGCCTTGTAGCAATCCTTACACATACCCAACCTAAATACCCATACACACCACACAACCTCACCCATACACTAATGAAAATTGAAGATACAGAGACAGCATGTCGCTGCAGTAAGCAACCCTAAAAAGAAAGGTGATGTTCTGATGACTGCTATGTGTTCTGtttaaaactctgaaaaattaaatttagtcTTCTTAAATGCTAAGAGGGTTAAGAAAAATCCCCCAACACTTCTTTAGAAAGGGAGTTAAGGAAAcataggaaaaaatactgaactCTTACACTCCTTGGACACATTAGAAAGTCCAGCCTGATATATGACTGCTCAagcaaagaaaagctttaatAATACTAACTGTTCTGCCACTTCGAGTCAGGCAAACTTTAGCTGTAAATCTGTATACTGAACATCCTATTATTTAATCTTTTACCAAATACCCCACTCAACCAGTATTTGTTCTAAAAATAGAATGTTAACCCACCTTTCAGAGACTTCTTGTTTTAGCTTTGGCATATCACCCAAAGACAGGTCAGTGTCCAGGAAACGCAGGAAGTCCCTTTCTGCATTAAAGGACTCTTTTTCCAGATCAATGTCTGATGGATTTTGAGCAATGAATGAAGAATCTAAACTTCTCTGATGCAAATCTAATGCATCAACTTCAGCAGGGCGACCACGAATGCTAGCAGCACTAAGAACATCACCTCCTTCCAATTCTAAGTTACTGTTTTGTTTCACATCACGCTGAGGTCGACTATTCAACCCATCATCTCTGAATCCTTTAGCAAAAGGATTGTAATCTATTTTCAGCTGGGTAATCTGGATGTTCTGGTAGGCTGTAACTGCGAAGAACTCTGTCTGTGGAAAGGTAAATGTATGGACATCTGGGCCATTGAGCTgaatgacttctgtggctttgtcTGCAGGCACCAAGTGAAGTCGTGGCAGATAACGGTGCATAGAATGCAAGATTATATGACCCTCCTGGTCCAGGGTATTGTTGGTAAGTTTGAGTTTGTAGAAGGATACCGGCTGATGCATCCAGTATTGGCCAGTGGAAGGGGATTCTGGATGAATAAACACTCGACCAAGAACATGGGGTTCTGCCTTCCCACTGGGCTCCCACCAACGGCCATTCCATTTGTATCGGTGATTGTCCACAGGGGATATGTCCATGACTAGGATGTACTTCTGACTGGCATCCAGACCTGTAATCCAGTATCGGCAGTACGGGAACATGCGCCTCCCCTGCTTTGTCAGAATCATCTCTGTGTTGCGATGGTAGAATTCATTCCACATGCTGTTGTTATCTAGGGTGACAGTAATGCCCCCTGAGACACAGTCAGCTGGGAGGCAGGTCTTGACTTTGGATTTTATTGGAGTTGATACACTGCTGGCAAGAGCACAAGCATCACGGTTTGCTACTAGGATTCCTTGGTCAGCTTTACCATTTCCCTGCTGTTGTTTCAAGATGACAAAAAAAGCAGGCGCTGCACCAGACACAGTCCCACCATCCCGGCTACCCAAGACAATCTGCTGTTTCTCCATGACGAGCACTCTTACAGTTTCTCAAATCAAATGCAAATTCCACACAGTTCTGAAAATCTTCTATGTGTGTTCACCAttctggaaagaaggaaaacccaGTTACAATTATTCAAATACAGCTTAAGAAAGTAATTAAGTCTCATGAGAAATCCTTTTTGTAACAGTTCTCCACATTAAAAACTTAGAAGATAATCAGTACTATAAAATCAAGCACAATTAGGATATATCAAATCAAGGTTGCCTGTGTGTATATAATTTAGGCCTTATAGACACGGGGGCTATGACACctttaaactgaattttcatgTAATGCTTTGCCACAATCTTTGCTTTGCTTGATATTTCAAAGTGCTCTTTGTTCTGATATTGCCTCAACTCTTCAGATCATTTGCTTAACAAACAGCATTTGGCAAAACGTGCAGAAGTTTTCAGAACAGCAAATGGCACATCTCTGACACAAAGGCAGAAGTCATTTGCTCTTGTCAGAAAGAAAGAGTTCCCAGAGGTCCAAAACTTCCCAAAACTtaaaggggggaaaggaaaaagaaaaaagtatatgaaaaacattttccccaAGTTTCTTTATTGAAAAAGACTAAGTTTGTGTGGCTGGGATTTCTTTGCTCCCACCCGCTCTAACCCCAAAAACTTCTAAATGTCCATCCAAGGCAGAGACaaagaacaggagagaaaaaatagtTCAAACAGATAAGCTCTGGGGAGAAACAGACAAACTAACTCCCAAAAGGCCATGCAGATAAGATGCAATGGATGAACGTAAGCCTGGAAGCACAAAGCAATCTTAGCTACTTCTATCTTCTAAATTACggaaataatttaaatcaaataagaaaacatttgtacTGTTATGATTAGCCCAATCACTGTTTAGGGAGCTGAAATAGTTGCCTTTTTCTGCATATACGCAATTCCACTTTTGTGTGTCTACCTCACAGTAGTTAAGTATTATGTCAACACTCTAACAAAAGATGATTAACAACTTCATTTTTCGAAGAGCCTGTATATTTCCCAATGTGAAAATTTGAAGTAAGGGCTTTTGGTAACTCACAAGAATGCCATTCCCACATTCAAATGTTTGTATTTGTACCCTTATTGTATATGGAacacaacactgacaaaaaatgATAGATTCTTGAATCAAATGTCTAGTTGGTGGGAACCAGAAGCAAGAGTGAATCACCATCACTAGCAGTTAGCTGCTTGAAAACAATCATAGTTCCTTCCAGAGAATTAATCAAATTCATGAGTTTTAAGTGAACTAGGTATTCAATAAGACACATTTATTTTGTTAGGACTGGGGTACTGTAGGAGGAAACACTCCTCTGTGCAAACCAGCTGCCACATGCATGTGGGAAATGACCTCAAAGCTCAGGAGGCAGGCAATTTATACTCCATGATAAGTGTTCTTCTTGACACCTAGGAAATATGAGAGATCTACTTCTACCCTTTAAACTTTGCACTACAAAACTTCAGGTAAAAGTtaaattggaggaaaaaacacaaaactgttCTGCACAGATTTACTTTGAGGAGGAACCGCTTCCCCACAAATACACTCacaaccacccacccacccaggacTACTTAATAGAGTCTGGAACACAAAATGAATTAGCTGTTCAAAATCAGCTTCATATTTTCTAGTTTAAGAATGTTGCCCTGCTTTTTCAGTAGAGCACGCACATCCTACATCTCAGCAACACAAAAAGTTATCCCCAAGAAAAACTTTTTCATGTTCCATCTATAAAAACACAATAGAAAGATAAATTCTTACTAAAAATCAGATACACGGAATGGGGAGAAAGAAATCACATCCTGAGTTGTATGTGATTTTCCACCAACTTACCCTCTCTACATACGCCTACAGCATGTTCCTACGTATACTGAACATACAACCATATAGTGAGTTCACATTAATGCTGTGCAATATACATCAAAACTGTATTAGCTCAGGAAGGAAATACACTATCAAAGCGATTTCAAGTCTGGTTTAATATATGCAGAAAGCCTGTAACTTTAAATTTACTTGAGGTAGAacctacacagaaataaattcaaaaaagcTCAACAACCATGCATTCAGCAAAAATTCTATGCATACAAAGAGCTACTGAGTCACAGTTTCTGTTTTATAACATTTAAAGTTCTTGCATTGCGTGGTTGTAGTTATTTCTACCATAGGCACTGCTCACAGTATCAAGTCAAAGATGTGTGTGGTTACAATGCGATTATGTCCAATTACAGTAGCCAAAAGCTACATTATTTCAGCACTGACACGGTCTATTACCAGAACCATTTCGCACATTTTATTACACGTGGCCATTCACACTAGCCTGCTTTATTATAAGCACGGAGTTTCTAAACCAGTATTTCAAGGAAAGTGTGTGCATTTGTGGAAGCTGAAGTTCTAATCAGCTTCAGAATGTTCACTTCTCTACCCTATAGAGAAGTCTATAAGGTCTATTTGAGGAGCAACAGCTAACTAGACAGCAGTGGCCAAAAACGTACTCAAAGTTGCACTGAGATGTACTAAAAGCAGGAAGATAATCAAACGTGAAAAAACGCGtgccaaaacacaaacaaaaaaaaaaaacaaaccccaaaacgaaagaaacaaccccaaaccaccccacccTGCAAAGACGACCACGGTTTATGTACGTCATGCTCACAAGCAAGGAGCTCCGCACGGGTTTCTCCTGCCGCAGGCCGAGCACCGTTAGGCACCAGCGAGCCGATGACGACATCCCGCCGCCCGCGTGAGAACAGCCATCACGCAGCGGAGGGGAGCTGCGGAGCGCGAGACCCGCCGCACAGCCCGccaaccgccgccgccgcgttGCCGACGGGAGCCCGGCGCCGGGCCCAATGGCAGCGAGCGCTGAACGCGCGGCGCTGTCGTTCAACACCGCGGCGGCGGTGCCGCTCGCCCGCCCGCAGACCCGGAGGGGCGGCCCGGGCCCGGCAGGCTGCGCCCGGTGCGGCGAGAGTCGAGCGCCCCGCCCGGGGCAGGTGGCGTCACGGTCACCGGCCGAGCGGCGCACTTGTCGCTTTTAACGctccccccctcggcccccccgccgccggacGGCCCCCAGCCGGAAGCCTCGGGATGGGGGCAGGCAGCCGCCGTTGGGAGCCAGCCGGGCCTttccgggagcggcgggggccggaACCGCCGCCTGCGGTGGCTGGCGGAGACCGGAGGGCAGCAACACCGGCGCACGTGGGGAAGCCGCGCCGCACTTCGCCGGGACCCGGTCCGGCGCTGCCCCAGCGACAagggcgcggcgcggcgccgccggcgctcccgaggcggccccgcccccgcggcgcgcGCGGTGGGGCGGCCCCGAAGCGGCGCCTCGCGTCGCCGCCGGggagcggccggcggggcccgggccccGTCGCCTCGTGGCTGCGCCTGGTGTTAATTTTCGCAGCTGGGGCGGCGGTCGGGAGGCGCGGGGGAAAAGCGCGCGGAGCTGGCGGCCggcgcccccgccgcgcccccgctcCCCGGTAGTTACCGTGCGGCGAAGCGAGGGGCctccccccttcctttctcctcacGCGGACCGTGTGTCCGCCAGCTGGGGACAACGTGCGTGCGCACCGCGGTGACGTCACCGCGCCGCAGCGCGCGCAGGCGCACCGCCAGCTCAcgcgcccccccctccctcccgcctgcccgTCACGTGCCCGCGCCGAGCGCCGGGCccggcgcccggcccggccccgcgcacAGCGCCGCGCCGCGCGCGCGGGGAAGCTTCTCGAACGGGCGCGGACGCGGCGCTGCGCCGcgcgcaccgccgccgccgccagccgccgccgccttcgAAGCCCCGCGGGGCTCCGAGCGGCagagccgccgccgcggccccgcccccccgccgctgccgcccggcgaggCGCCCGACCGCACCgcaccgctccgctccccccggcGGAGAGTCCCGGCCGCGCCTCAGGTCACGGCTCTGGCCCGgggcccgcc
Protein-coding sequences here:
- the LOC134514828 gene encoding proline-rich protein 2-like; this translates as MLTSKELRTGFSCRRPSTVRHQRADDDIPPPALRPVRRESSAPPGAGGVTVTGRAAHLSLLTLPPSAPPPPDGPQPEASGWGQAAAVGSQPGLSGSGGGRNRRLRWLAETGGQQHRRTWGSRAALRRDPLGRRSGGAGEKRAELAAGAPAAPPLPGSYRAAKRGASPLPFSSRGPCVRQLGTTCVRTAVTSPRRSARRRTASSRAPPSLPPARHVPAPSAGPGARPGPAHSAAPRARGSFSNGRGRGAAPRAPPPPPAAAAFEAPRGSERQSRRRGPAPPPLPPGEAPDRTAPLRSPRRRVPAAPQVTALARGPPAAGTPPALALDGRGAAPAGWAPSGSPVWTEPASAVLRPGRALRIVPAHRRR
- the MGA gene encoding MAX gene-associated protein isoform X10, which produces MEKQQIVLGSRDGGTVSGAAPAFFVILKQQQGNGKADQGILVANRDACALASSVSTPIKSKVKTCLPADCVSGGITVTLDNNSMWNEFYHRNTEMILTKQGRRMFPYCRYWITGLDASQKYILVMDISPVDNHRYKWNGRWWEPSGKAEPHVLGRVFIHPESPSTGQYWMHQPVSFYKLKLTNNTLDQEGHIILHSMHRYLPRLHLVPADKATEVIQLNGPDVHTFTFPQTEFFAVTAYQNIQITQLKIDYNPFAKGFRDDGLNSRPQRDVKQNSNLELEGGDVLSAASIRGRPAEVDALDLHQRSLDSSFIAQNPSDIDLEKESFNAERDFLRFLDTDLSLGDMPKLKQEVSERVVISVEFRSG